DNA sequence from the Maribacter dokdonensis DSW-8 genome:
GTTGGTGTGTATTAAAACTGTGGCTGTTGAGTATAAGTTCTACATTGGTGAAATCATCTACGTAAGCAGTATGCTCTTTTACAGCATGTGCATTTACTTGGTTACCTATTAAAAAAGTTACCAATATCGTATATAGTACACTTTTTGTTTTACTGCCGGGGAAACACATCATTATATGTATTGTTTTATGTTACTAAAGGTAAAAGATTATACCATACTTAAAGGATTACTATAAAAACGCAAATATCACCAAGGTATTGTTACTTGTTATCTTGCTGAAAATCAATCTTTTGCATTAATAAAAATTAAAATATTTCTTAACAATGGCTTAAAACATATATGAAAGTTAGTATTACGGATGGGTATTAAAAAGTGTCAAATTTGAGGGAAATACCGATTAAGTACCTAAAAATAGGAAGAACTACATTGGTCGCACCCCTAATAAAACACAGGGTTGAAGGGTATTTTTATGTTTAACAACATATTTAGGTAGTTTTTACAACATATTTAAATTGGTTCACCACATTTTATTGTGACAATCTTAACATCATTATATATTTACTATCAAGATATGAAAACCCAAATTAAGATTAACTTTTAAACCTACAATATGCTTTACGACACCTACGGTGAAGAATACCTTATTTTTCTTCAAGATTTAAATGAGATTTTAAGTATCAACGAATTAGCTGAGTTGGATTACATGTAAAATCTACCAAACCAAAACACCAATAAAATTTAAACCTATGGCACATCAAAACCAAGATTTCTCGTCCTATCAAAATTTCATCCAGGATTTAAATAGTATTCTGGTAAATTTTAATATCAATAAACTATCCTATTCTTAGGATGATAAAAAAGCAAAAAGAAAGCGCCCGTATAAAACGGGCGCTTTCTTTTTTAAAACAAAATTATATTTAGCCTAAATAGGTCTTAAGTAACTTGCTTCTAGAGGCATGTCTTAATTTACGAATTGCCTTTTCTCTAATTTGTCTAACACGTTCCCTTGTCAAATCAAAGGTTTGTCCGATCTCTGCCAAGGTCATGGACTGTTGATCACCAATACCGTAATATAGCTTTACTACATCTGCTTCTCTTGGAGATAGGGTGTCTAAAGCTCTATTGATTTCAGTGTTCAATGATTGCTGCAATAAGATGTTATCCGGTCTTGGAGATTCTCCTGAACGTAATACATCATACAGATTAGAATCTTCGCCTTCACGTAACGGAGCATCCATAGATACGTGTCTTCCAGAATTTTTCAATGATTGCTTTACTTCAGAAACGGTCATTTCCAATTCTTTGGCAATCTCTTCTGGAGACGGTGGGCGCTCATGTGCCTGCTCTAAATAAGAAAATGTCTTTTTTATCTTGTTAATGGAACCAATTTTGTTCAATGGTAAACGAACAACTCTAGATTGTTCTGCCAAAGCTTGCAATATGGATTGTCTGATCCACCAAACGGCATAGGATATAAACTTAAATCCTCTTGTTTCATCAAATCTTTTTGCTGCTTTAACTAAGCCTAAGTTACCTTCGTTAATTAGATCAGGTAATTTTAGACCCTGATTTTGGTATTGTTTTGCTACGGAAACCACAAATCTTAAGTTGGCCGTGGTCAATTTTTCCAAAGCTGCTTGACTACCTTCTCGAATCTTCTGCGCTAGTTCTACCTCTTCATTCGCTGTAATCAAATCAATTTTACTGATATCTTGCAAGTATTTATCCAGTGATTTCGATTCACGATTCGTTACCTGCTTGATAATCTTTAGTTGCCTCATATGTGTGTATGGAATTTAGAAGTTGTACAAGTTTACAGTATAGCATTTTTTATCGTAATAACCTAATGAATAACATCATAGTTCTACACCATTTATTAGCTTTAACAAAGATTTAAGGATTTATGACGTTACATTGGTAAAGCGTATTTTTGATGTCTTACAGCACATATTTATGAGTAAAAGGGCATTAAAAACACACCTATCCAAATCACCGAAAAAAGCGCTGGAAGAGCAGATATTGGAGTTGTACGAGAAATTTCCGGCGGTGAAGACTTACTATGACTTTGCCTTTAACCCTAAAGAGGATAAATTGGTGCAAGATGCCAAGGCAAAAATCTCAAACGAGTACTTCCCTTTAAAGAGAAAGCGCCCACGGGCAAGACGATCGGTAGCCCAAAAATTCATCAAACATTTTATTAAGTTAG
Encoded proteins:
- a CDS encoding sigma-70 family RNA polymerase sigma factor, which codes for MRQLKIIKQVTNRESKSLDKYLQDISKIDLITANEEVELAQKIREGSQAALEKLTTANLRFVVSVAKQYQNQGLKLPDLINEGNLGLVKAAKRFDETRGFKFISYAVWWIRQSILQALAEQSRVVRLPLNKIGSINKIKKTFSYLEQAHERPPSPEEIAKELEMTVSEVKQSLKNSGRHVSMDAPLREGEDSNLYDVLRSGESPRPDNILLQQSLNTEINRALDTLSPREADVVKLYYGIGDQQSMTLAEIGQTFDLTRERVRQIREKAIRKLRHASRSKLLKTYLG